From the Silurus meridionalis isolate SWU-2019-XX chromosome 5, ASM1480568v1, whole genome shotgun sequence genome, one window contains:
- the rnf145a gene encoding RING finger protein 145 isoform X2, with product MNRFTTALICQLVVCTLCSCVMQTKRIWLFSAHLLPLVARLCLVPLETIVFVNRFAMIFTGLEVIYFLASNLLVPFNLAKTAYRELAQVVEVYGLLALGMSLWNQLVLPVLFMCFWLVLFALQMYTYFSTRDQPTSRERLLFLFLTSIAECCSTPYSLLGLVFTVSFVALGVLTLCKFYLQGYRAFMNDNTMHRGMTEGITLLILAVQTGLIELQVIHRAFLLSIILFIVVASILQSMLEIADPIVLALGASRDKSLWKHFRAVSLCLFLLVFPAYMSYMICQFFHMDFWLLIIISSSILTSLQVLGTLLIYVLFIMEELRKMPMENMDDVIYYVNGTYRMLEFVVALCVVAYGVCETVFGEWTVMGSTIVLVHSYYNVWLRAQLGWQSFLLRRDAVNKIKSLPTASEQQLQQHNDICSICYQDMTSAVITPCNHFFHAGCLKKWLYVQEACPLCHSQLKSSAQREAGMELQPDAIIHEGPAEAPMPASTSAEVKSVEQQEVEANNLDETDHPLSSSTG from the exons CTGGTGGCCAGATTGTGTCTCGTGCCTTTGGAGACCATTGTGTTTGTAAATCGTTTCGCAATGATTTTTACCGGACTGGAGGTCATCTACTTCCTAGCCTCTAACCTGCTAGTGCCGTTCAACCTTGCCAAGACGGCATACAGGGAGTTGGCACAG GTGGTGGAGGTGTATGGGCTCCTGGCCCTTGGCATGTCTTTGTGGAATCAGCTTGTTCTGCCCGTACTGTTCATGTGCTTCTGGCTAGTTCTGTTTGCTTTACAAATGTACACGTATTTTAGCACCCGAGACCAGCCTACTTCAAGGGAAaggctgcttttcctttttcttaccAG tATTGCAGAATGCTGTAGTACTCCCTACTCTCTGCTTGGACTGGTGTTCACTGTGTCGTTTGTAGCTCTGGGTGTGCTCACTCTCTGCAAGTTCTACCTGCAGGGCTACAGGGCCTTTATGAACGATAACACAATGCACAG GGGCATGACTGAGGGAATCACACTTTTGATTCTGGCAGTCCAGACAGGTCTAATTGAGCTCCAGGTTATCCACAGAGCCTTCCTTCTCAGCATCATTCTCTTCATTGTGGTGGCTTCTATTTTGCAGTCGATGCTGGAGATTGCTGACCCCATAGTGCTGGCACTGGGGGCATCTAGAGATAA gaGCTTGTGGAAGCACTTTCGTGCAGTCAGCCTGTGCCTGTTTCTACTTGTATTTCCAGCCTACATGTCCTACATGATCTGTCAGTTTTTCCACATGGATTTCTGGCTTCTCATCATAATCTCCTCCAGCATTCTTACATCTTTGCAG GTGTTGGGCACATTGCTGATCTATGTGCTGTTCATTATGGAGGAGTTGCGCAAGATGCCAATGGAGAACATGGACGATGTAATATACTACGTAAACGGCACCTACCGGATGCTGGAATTTGTTGTGGCTCTGTGTGTCGTGGCATACGGTGTTTGTGAGACAGTGTTTGGTGAATGGACTGTGATGGGCTCCACCATTGTACTTGTGCACTCCTACTACAACGTGTGGTTACGGGCACAGCTAGGTTGGCAGAGCTTTTTACTTCGTCGTGATGCTGTCAACAAGATCAAGAGCCTACCTACAGCCTCTGAACAGCAGCTGCAGCAACACAATGACATCTGCTCCATCTGCTATCAG GACATGACGTCAGCTGTCATCACACCATGTAATCACTTCTTCCATGCCGGCTGTTTAAAGAAATGGCTGTATGTGCAGGAGGCCTGCCCTCTCTGCCATAGCCAGCTAAAGAGTTCAGCACAGCGGGAGGCAGGTATGGAGTTACAACCTGATGCCATCATCCATGAGGGTCCAGCAGAGGCACCCATGCCTGCCTCAACCTCGGCTGAAGTGAAAAGTGTTGAGCAACAGGAAGTAGAGGCCAACAATCTGGATGAGACTGACCATCCTCTGTCCTCTTCCACAGGCTAA